The following proteins come from a genomic window of Lycium ferocissimum isolate CSIRO_LF1 chromosome 4, AGI_CSIRO_Lferr_CH_V1, whole genome shotgun sequence:
- the LOC132051888 gene encoding photosystem II 22 kDa protein, chloroplastic, with protein sequence MAQTMLLTANAKVDLRSKESLVDRLKPKPLSSFFLPSLPLKFSSSSASTSSSNFTSTTVALFKSKAKAPAKKVEPKPKDKVEDGIFGTSGGIGFTKQNELFVGRVAMIGFAASLLGEAITGKGILSQLNLETGIPIYEAEPLLLFFILFNLLGAIGALGDRGKFIDDPAPPTGLEKAVIPPGKSFKSALGLREGGPLFGFTKANELFVGRLAQLGIAFSIIGEIITGKGALAQLNFETGVPINEIEPLLLFNIAFFFFAAINPGTGKFITDEEED encoded by the exons ATGGCTCAAACAATGTTGTTGACAGCCAATGCCAAAGTTGATTTAAGGAGTAAAGAATCTTTAGTTGATAGACTAAAACCTAAGCCTTTGTCTTCTTTCTTCTTGCCTTCTCTTCCTTTGaaattttcttcatcttctgcttctacttcttcttcaaatttcacAAGTACTACTGTTGCTCTATTCAAGTCAAAAGCCAAAGCTCCTGCCAAAAAG GTTGAACCAAAGCCAAAGGACAAGGTTGAGGACGGAATTTTCGGAACCTCAGGAGGAATTGGTTTCACTAAGCAAAATGAGCTCTTTGTTGGTCGTGTTGCTATGATTGGTTTTGCG gcATCTTTGTTGGGAGAAGCAATAACAGGAAAGGGTATTTTGTCGCAATTGAATCTTGAAACTGGAATTCCAATCTATGAAGCAGAGCCACTTCTattgttcttcatcctattcaATCTTCTTGGAGCTATTGGAGCTTTGGGAGACAGAGGCAAATTTATTGATGACCCTGCCCCTCCTACTGGTCTTGAAAAGGCTGTTATCCCTCCTGGCAAAAGCTTTAAGTCTGCTTTGGGACTCAGGGAAGGAG GTCCATTGTTTGGATTCACAAAGGCAAATGAGCTGTTTGTAGGAAGATTGGCACAACTTGGAATTGCATTCTCCATTATAGGAGAAATTATCACAGGGAAAGGAGCATTGGCACAACTGAACTTTGAGACAGGTGTCCCAATCAATGAGATAGAGCCCCTTTTGTTGTTTAACAttgccttcttcttctttgctgCCATTAATCCTGGAACTGGCAAATTTATCACTGATGAGGAAGAAGACTGA